A genomic region of Paramormyrops kingsleyae isolate MSU_618 chromosome 19, PKINGS_0.4, whole genome shotgun sequence contains the following coding sequences:
- the LOC111836253 gene encoding immunoglobulin lambda-1 light chain-like isoform X1, translating to MKLSTTLFTIIMVAISGLEALVLTQEKSVSLSLGANAKISCSLSSGSWTISWYQQKAGSAPQFLLADSNRASGLSDRFTYSSSGNPKYLHINGVKAEDEAVYYCACAGCGSADSGFGGGTMLNVGRSPSPPSLSLMPPSQTELSQGKATLVCMAQGFFPDTAAVSWTEGGSSRTGSEVQTAVPERRSDGTYSLISLLTVTAAQWSSGVSYSCQIRHSALTSPLSRSVSQAECQ from the exons ATGAAGCTCAGCACAACCCTGTTCACCATCATAATGGTGGCAATATCTG GTTTGGAGGCCCTTGTGCTAACCCAGGAGAAGTCTGTGTCTTTGTCTCTTGGGGCAAATGCCAAAATATCTTGTTCACTAAGCAGTGGCAGTTGGACCATTTCTTGGTATCAACAGAAGGCTGGAAGTGCTCCTCAGTTCCTGCTGGCTGATTCTAACAGAGCATCTGGATTGTCAGACAGGTTCACATATTCCAGTTCTGGGAATCCGAAATACCTTCACATCAACGGAGTGAAGGCAGAAGATGAGGCAGTGTACTACTGTGCCTGTGCTGGCTGTGGCTCAG cagactccgGCTTTGGTGGGGGCACAATGCTGAATGTTG GTCGCTCCCCGTCTCCCCCATCGCTGAGCCTCATGCCGCCGTCCCAGACTGAACTGTCTCAGGGAAAGGCCACTTTGGTGTGCATGGCGCAGGGCTTCTTCCCAGACACGGCCGCCGTGTCGTGGACCGAAGGCGGCAGCAGTCGGACGGGCAGCGAGGTGCAAACCGCCGTGCCGGAGCGGCGATCCGATGGCACATACTCGCTCATCAGCCTACTGACCGTGACGGCGGCGCAGTGGAGCTCCGGGGTCTCCTACTCCTGCCAGATCAGACACTCCGCCCTGACCTCGCCGCTCAGCCGCAGTGTGAGCCAGGCGGAGTGCCAGTAA
- the LOC111836253 gene encoding immunoglobulin lambda-1 light chain-like isoform X2, with the protein MKLSTTLFTIIMVAISGLEALVLTQEKSVSLSLGANAKISCSLSSGSWTISWYQQKAGSAPQFLLADSNRASGLSDRFTYSSSGNPKYLHINGVKAEDEAVYYCACAGCGSDSGFGGGTMLNVGRSPSPPSLSLMPPSQTELSQGKATLVCMAQGFFPDTAAVSWTEGGSSRTGSEVQTAVPERRSDGTYSLISLLTVTAAQWSSGVSYSCQIRHSALTSPLSRSVSQAECQ; encoded by the exons ATGAAGCTCAGCACAACCCTGTTCACCATCATAATGGTGGCAATATCTG GTTTGGAGGCCCTTGTGCTAACCCAGGAGAAGTCTGTGTCTTTGTCTCTTGGGGCAAATGCCAAAATATCTTGTTCACTAAGCAGTGGCAGTTGGACCATTTCTTGGTATCAACAGAAGGCTGGAAGTGCTCCTCAGTTCCTGCTGGCTGATTCTAACAGAGCATCTGGATTGTCAGACAGGTTCACATATTCCAGTTCTGGGAATCCGAAATACCTTCACATCAACGGAGTGAAGGCAGAAGATGAGGCAGTGTACTACTGTGCCTGTGCTGGCTGTGGC tcagactccgGCTTTGGTGGGGGCACAATGCTGAATGTTG GTCGCTCCCCGTCTCCCCCATCGCTGAGCCTCATGCCGCCGTCCCAGACTGAACTGTCTCAGGGAAAGGCCACTTTGGTGTGCATGGCGCAGGGCTTCTTCCCAGACACGGCCGCCGTGTCGTGGACCGAAGGCGGCAGCAGTCGGACGGGCAGCGAGGTGCAAACCGCCGTGCCGGAGCGGCGATCCGATGGCACATACTCGCTCATCAGCCTACTGACCGTGACGGCGGCGCAGTGGAGCTCCGGGGTCTCCTACTCCTGCCAGATCAGACACTCCGCCCTGACCTCGCCGCTCAGCCGCAGTGTGAGCCAGGCGGAGTGCCAGTAA
- the LOC140581220 gene encoding uncharacterized protein, producing the protein MGASLETGGAETPRDTSRGPGETGGAQPPLHIKEAVVIGRSTGGDEAAYRREVASLVSWCEDNNLTLNTDKTKEMIVDMRKRRRPHQSLFIQELEMERVSIFKYLGVHISEDLTWTLNTTQLVKKAQRRLYFLRRLRKFGMSTKILSNFYSCIVESTLTSCITAWYGSTTAMDCKRLQRVVKTAEKIIRTPLPSLQSSYHRRVQRRAASILKDTTHPPTRTVHTSALRTEVQKCEI; encoded by the exons ATGGGCGCATCTCTGGAGACGGGTGGAGCTGAGACACCTCGGGACACAAGCCGGGGACCTGGGGAAACAGGTGGAGCTCAGCCACCACTGCATATTAAGGAAG CAGTTGTGATCGGTCGCAGCACCGGAGGGGACGAAGCGGCCTACAGGAGAGAGGTGGCCAGTCTGGTGTCATGGTGTGAGGACAACAACCTCACCCTCAACACGgacaagacaaaggagatgATAGTGgacatgaggaagaggaggaggcctCATCAGTCACTGTTCATCCAGGAGCTTGAAATGGAGAGGGTGAGCATCTTTAAGTACCTGGGTGTCCACATCAgtgaggacctcacctggacaCTGAACACCACACAGCTAGTCAAGAAGGCTCAACGGCGGCTGTACttcctgaggaggctgaggaagttTGGTATGTCAACCAAGATCCTCAGCAACTTCTACAGCTGCATTGTGGAGAGCACACTGACCAGCTGCATCACCGCGTGGTACGGCAGCACTACAGCTATGGACTGCAAACgcctgcagagagtggtgaagACTGCGGAGAAGATCATCAGGACTCCTCTGCCCTCTTTGCAGAGCAGCTACCACCGCAGAGTCCAGAGGAGAGCTGCCTCCATCCTCAAAGACACCACACACCCCCCAACAAGGACAGTTCACACTTCTGCCCTCAGGACGGAGgtacagaagtgtgaaatctag